GCAGAGGCTCTCGCGGTTTACGGGATGAAGGTGGAACTCGTACCAGACGAATTCAACGCAGAAGGGCTTTCAAAAGCGTTTCTACGTCTCTCAGGCCCAAGCACAGGAAGTCTTAAGGGTGTGCGGTTTCTGCTGCCGAGGGCCGAGGAGGCTCGTGAACTTTTTCCGGCGCAGATACGCTCATTGGGCGGAGAGATAGAAACTCCGGCTGCGTACCGGAGCGTAAAATCTGAAAGGCACGGCAAGCTGATGAAGCGCTTTCTCCTTGAGGGCCGCATATCGGTGGCGACCTTCACGAGCGGCGCTACATTTACAAATTTTCTGGATATCGTGGGGCGCGACGCACTGCCGATGCTTCAAAAGGTTGCGATTGCCGCCATCGGTCCGGTAACTAAAAAGACGATTGAGAAAAGCGGGCTGGAAGTGCATATACTACCTAATGAGGCCACTATAAACGCGATGGTGCAGGAAATTATAGAGTGGGCGAAAAGGCAGGGGTCACGGGTCACTGGGCATGGGTCACGAGGAGAGGGATGGAAAGGGGAGGAATAATGGAGAAAAGAGGGAAGGTAAGAGATCTGCAGTCCCGGATCGCTGATGCGATGAAGCAATGGCAGAAGATGGAGGATGCATCTCTTGCCTCCACGGGGCGCATCATCGAGAAGACGACGAATCCGATCATACGCCTGATCATGGAGATTATCCAGCGTGATTCACAGATGCACCACAACGTGGAGAAGTGGGTTGCGGAGAGCATGGAGAGCGCAACTGTTTCCTTCACGCCCGACGAGCTGAGAAAAGTGTGGACGATGATCGAGAGCCATATCGAGCTTGAAGAGAAGATGATCGATACGGTAAAGAAGTTACTTCCCGCGCTCAAGGGTAAGCGCATGGTGGTGCAGGAGTATCTGCTCGATTACCTGCTGAAGGACGAGACCAAGCACGCGTACCTGCTGCGGCGTCTGGAGATCATCAAGCGCGGCATGCTCCCCTAGTACCGATTTTGCCTTCAAGCGCCTACCTTCGTTGGGCGACCCGGGTATCAAAGTTTTGGAGCGCCCGGGTGCCCCGCACAAACTGTTGGTTCCGCGACGTGCCGCAAGGTACGCCGTCGTGCACTGATCTGATTTAGCCGGGTACCCGCGCGGAACTGTATTCATGTTCGCGGGTGGCGACGGTAAGCATCTTGAATCCAAATCGGTACGGAAAGCCTATCTCTTAAATGCAGACGTGATTTGCACCAAATCTACTGCAGATTTTGATCGATTCTTTGCCTGAACCTCAACCTCAATCTTAACCTGTTATCAAGGTGGGTTGTCGAGTGATGTGATTAACTTCATGTTAACGTCTTTGAACCGCACAATTTCCTTCCCCTTGTGCTCATTCAAAAACTTCTTCGCATCAGCTTCTTTTTCAAAGGGAACGAGTTGGTGACCCATGGGCCCGAGGACATCGCTCCAGATGATATAGAATGCATTCTGCGCGTTGATCGATTCCCCCGAGTAGTAATCTTTTACAGAAATGGCCGTTATATCAGCCTGCCTTTTTTGCGGATTGTATTTCTTGACGTCAAGATAATATTTGAACATATCCTTCGGGCCGTCGAATATCGCGTTGGTACCATCCTTAAACTCGATCTTCGAAATCCATTTCGGGAACATCGCAGTAGGCATGCCGCAGACCGCACACCTTTCTTTCTGGCTGTGCATCATATCTGCAGCTCCTGCTGCGAATGAAGAGGCGATGATGCAGAGTGTAAACACAATCGAAAGCGTAGTTCTCATAAGGCCCCCGTAAGGTCTAAATCATGTACCGACTCTCGTGTATTTAGATACTTTGCGATGCTGCTTGCATGGAAGGGCTGTGAGTTCCTTCCTCAACCTGGCGAATCCGGCCGTCCTTCATCTCGAGTATCCGGTCCGCATAGCGCGCCAATTCCGGGTTATGTGTGACCATGATTATCGTGAGACCCTCATTTCTGTTAAGCGTCTTGAGGACCTCGACGATCTCTCCCGACCGTTTGGTGTCGAGATTGCCCGTCGGCTCATCCGCGAGGAGTATCTCTGGTCTGTTGACCATGGCCCTGGCTATTGCCACCCTCTGCATCTCACCGCCGGAAATCTGGCCAGGCAGGTGATCCTTCCGGTGTCCTATTCCGAGAAGGCCGAGCAGTTTGTCTGCTTCGGGCTCTGTTGCCGGTTTCCGGTAAAAGGTGAGTGGGAGTACCACATTCTCCTTCACAGACAGCGTCGGGATGAGATAAAAATTTTGAAAAATATAACCGAAGGTCTCCCTGCGGACCTTGGTCAGTTCGCGCTCGGATAGGCGTTTGCCTTTGCCGAATATCGCACGGCCTCCGAGGAGAAGCTCACCGGAGGTCGGGTTGTCGAGGCAGCCCAAAAGGTTTACCATTGTGGTCTTCCCTGAACCTGACGGCCCAATGATCGAAACGAACTCACCTTTCTTTATTGCGACGGTGATGTCGTTTACGGCTCTGATTTCCTCGGCACCCCGGTGGTAGACTCTTGTCAGGTTTCTTGCTTCCATTGCTACAGAATTCTCACTCATCTCGAGGCCTCCCCTCTGATCGCCTCGAGAGGCCTGATCCTGCCTGCCTTCCACGCGGGGTATACGCCGCTGAGGAGGCCTATGCAGATGATGCCGAGGAGGGTGGTCAGGATTAATTTGAAATCTATGATCACCAGCCCACCGCTCGGGGCATAAGGCAGAACAGCGCGCATCGCCATGTCAGTAACTCTCGAGAGAATGAGTGCGAAGATGATGCCCAGGATACCTCCGGCAGTGCAGAGAATAATGGTCTCGATCCAGACCAGTTTGAATATGTCCCATGGCATGGCGCCGACGGTTTTGAGAATGCCTATCTCCTGGAATCTCTCCCACACGGATGTGAGAATCGTGTTGATCACGCCGACTATCGCAATAAGAATGGCTATGCTGGCTATTGAGAGCACCATGACCTGCGCTGTGGAAATGAGTTTCATAATGGTATCTTTCACCTGCGCGAGGCTGACTATCTGAACATCCGGGAGCTGATACAGCTTCTCTTCGAGCCGGGCGCTGTCAACGCCTTTCTTTAGCTTGATGCCGATCGTGGTAATCTCGGTCGGCCTGTTAAAGATCTTTTGCGTTGTCTTGAGCGGCACAAATATTGTTCCGTCGTCCTGCGTGCCTGACCTTTCAAGTATGCCCACCACTTTGAACTGGACATTTTTCTCGGGCATGAGGATCATGTCTCCTACCTCACGCTGTTCGAGTTCTGCAGCCTCGTAACCCATGACAGCCTCATTGCCTTCGCTGCTTTTGAACCAGCCGCCCTGTTTGAATTTGAGAAAGGGCTTCATTTCAGCAAAGCTCTTCGGCTCGATGCCGAAGTATGCTGCTATGCCCCCGTTTTCACCCTTATTCGGGTCGAAGACGGCTGACATGAGAATCGGCGTGATCTTCTCCACCTCAGCCTCTTTGGCCACATCCTTTACAATAGACTCTTCCATGTATTTGAGTCCTGTACCGCCTTTCAGCATCAAGGTGGCGGCCTCATAGGGGCAGCCCTTGGCCATGACCATCAACTGAAAGCCCATGTTGTCTATGTCTTTATCGAGGGATGTTTCGTAGCCTTTGTTAAAACCCAAAAGACTTACAAGCACCCACGCAGAAACCGCAATGCCCGTCAGCGTGAGCAGGCTGCGTACTTTTTTTCGCAACAGATTTTTGTAAGCCACCTGAAACTTCGTGATCATTTCTTGGGTACCTCCTGCGTTGATGCTCCCGCTTTTGCGGAAAAAACGAACTCATCCATGAGAATGAGATTCTTCTTCGTAGCTCTGAGTGCAGCCTTGAAATCAGTCTCCGCCTCCGGAGCCGGATTCTTTATAGCCTCGACCTTCCCGGATCCTTTTCCTGAAGCCACATTATACTGGTCGAAATCTTTCAGCGTCAGGCCGACAAACTGCTTGCCGAAGTTCGCATCGCGCAGTTTCCCCGCATACTGGCTCGTCATCTTCTGGATATAGAAGCCTTTTATTGTTCCATTGAGGTCGAGAACAAGAAATACCTGGATGCCTCCGAACTGACCTTTCTCATTGACGCCGTGTATGTAGCCGACTTTTTTCTTGCCCGCATAGATTTCATAAATCGTATACGGAACATCGATAGTCTCATAGATGCCTTTGAACTTATCACCGAGACGCGCCTCCACAGTCTCGAACAGCTTCTGCCCGCCGATTTTCTGGATCGAAGTATAAATTGTCTTGTAGCCGGTGGATTCCGGAAAGAGCCTTGCTACATCACGGTCCGGGTCGTTTAGATCGCAGCCCACCGCGGCCCAGCCCGACGTGCAGATCGCGAGAACGATGAGGAACCCCGGGGCAAACAGTTTCAGAACA
The sequence above is drawn from the Syntrophorhabdales bacterium genome and encodes:
- a CDS encoding nitrous oxide reductase accessory protein NosL, giving the protein MRTTLSIVFTLCIIASSFAAGAADMMHSQKERCAVCGMPTAMFPKWISKIEFKDGTNAIFDGPKDMFKYYLDVKKYNPQKRQADITAISVKDYYSGESINAQNAFYIIWSDVLGPMGHQLVPFEKEADAKKFLNEHKGKEIVRFKDVNMKLITSLDNPP
- a CDS encoding ABC transporter ATP-binding protein, which gives rise to MSENSVAMEARNLTRVYHRGAEEIRAVNDITVAIKKGEFVSIIGPSGSGKTTMVNLLGCLDNPTSGELLLGGRAIFGKGKRLSERELTKVRRETFGYIFQNFYLIPTLSVKENVVLPLTFYRKPATEPEADKLLGLLGIGHRKDHLPGQISGGEMQRVAIARAMVNRPEILLADEPTGNLDTKRSGEIVEVLKTLNRNEGLTIIMVTHNPELARYADRILEMKDGRIRQVEEGTHSPSMQAASQSI
- a CDS encoding ABC transporter permease encodes the protein MITKFQVAYKNLLRKKVRSLLTLTGIAVSAWVLVSLLGFNKGYETSLDKDIDNMGFQLMVMAKGCPYEAATLMLKGGTGLKYMEESIVKDVAKEAEVEKITPILMSAVFDPNKGENGGIAAYFGIEPKSFAEMKPFLKFKQGGWFKSSEGNEAVMGYEAAELEQREVGDMILMPEKNVQFKVVGILERSGTQDDGTIFVPLKTTQKIFNRPTEITTIGIKLKKGVDSARLEEKLYQLPDVQIVSLAQVKDTIMKLISTAQVMVLSIASIAILIAIVGVINTILTSVWERFQEIGILKTVGAMPWDIFKLVWIETIILCTAGGILGIIFALILSRVTDMAMRAVLPYAPSGGLVIIDFKLILTTLLGIICIGLLSGVYPAWKAGRIRPLEAIRGEASR